A section of the Paenibacillus aurantius genome encodes:
- a CDS encoding ABC transporter substrate-binding protein has product MNTNKSGRRRLGTIALAVTLSAALAACGNNESSGSSGSPAPAGSAAPGASAPAKKETKTIKIGYLAVMDDAQAILAYEAGLYEKQGLKAEMTKFNSGTDLIKAIAGGQLDAGVLGFTNALTWSAQGADLKVVGGAQMGFHSILVGKDSSIKSVADLKGKKLASQKPGSTADVVLNGVALAKANLTNKDLDMKYVEPAAAIQALQAGQVDAAFVFEPFDKIAQKQFGAKPIYEVGKEWPFPCMVMITSNSVLKKDRDLINRALDAQKEAIEMLQKDPQAAADKITKHFIEGDSLDTPNGKVSAKEVIKESIASQTFNWEINPDQVKRMQEMADIMQKQGALDKPMKVEDILDLSWQQSVKK; this is encoded by the coding sequence GTGAATACCAACAAATCCGGACGCCGCCGTCTCGGAACGATTGCTCTTGCCGTTACGCTTTCCGCCGCTCTCGCCGCCTGCGGCAATAACGAGAGCAGCGGCTCCTCCGGTTCGCCGGCTCCGGCCGGTTCGGCCGCTCCCGGCGCCTCCGCACCGGCCAAGAAAGAAACGAAGACGATCAAGATCGGCTACCTCGCCGTTATGGATGACGCCCAAGCCATTCTGGCCTATGAGGCGGGACTGTACGAGAAGCAGGGGCTGAAGGCCGAAATGACGAAGTTCAACAGCGGTACGGACCTTATCAAGGCCATCGCCGGCGGCCAGCTGGATGCGGGCGTCCTCGGCTTCACCAATGCCCTGACCTGGTCGGCGCAGGGAGCCGACCTGAAGGTAGTGGGCGGCGCCCAGATGGGCTTCCACAGCATTCTCGTCGGCAAGGACAGCTCCATTAAGAGCGTAGCCGACCTGAAGGGCAAGAAACTTGCTTCGCAGAAGCCGGGCAGCACCGCGGACGTGGTTCTGAACGGGGTCGCCCTCGCGAAGGCCAACCTGACGAACAAGGACCTCGACATGAAATATGTCGAGCCGGCCGCTGCTATTCAGGCGCTTCAAGCCGGCCAGGTGGACGCCGCCTTCGTCTTCGAGCCGTTCGACAAGATCGCCCAGAAGCAATTTGGGGCGAAGCCGATCTATGAAGTAGGCAAGGAATGGCCGTTCCCTTGCATGGTGATGATCACGTCTAACAGCGTGCTGAAGAAAGACCGCGATTTGATCAACCGTGCCCTCGACGCCCAGAAAGAGGCGATCGAGATGCTGCAGAAGGATCCTCAAGCCGCGGCCGATAAGATCACGAAGCATTTTATTGAAGGCGATTCGCTGGACACGCCTAACGGCAAGGTTTCCGCGAAGGAAGTCATCAAGGAATCCATCGCTTCCCAGACGTTTAACTGGGAAATCAACCCGGATCAGGTCAAGCGCATGCAGGAAATGGCCGATATCATGCAGAAGCAGGGAGCCCTTGACAAGCCTATGAAGGTGGAGGACATCCTGGATCTGAGCTGGCAGCAGTCCGTTAAGAAGTAA
- a CDS encoding ABC transporter permease — MSKDTGQPNSIPAPKKPQGNAFTRGFGKTWPYLAAVCTLLAIWELTSLALNKPFLLPGIPAVLPRLLKVFSNPEFTKGLWSSLYSLAIGYPTACLFGALLGLLGGISRTFAVYLRSLISILQSIPPITWVPFFMILLGFGSQTIITIITIASFFPMALSVLNGTEGVNKTHLELARVLGASRKQLITRVFAPESLPALVTGAQLSFGNAWRSLIAAEMFGGASVGLGRYLSYRSEIADMQGVLISIIVIGTIAALIDLVLLERLKRRLLHWRYVSGGSGK, encoded by the coding sequence GTGAGTAAAGATACTGGACAACCCAATTCGATACCTGCCCCGAAGAAGCCTCAAGGAAACGCGTTCACCCGGGGCTTCGGCAAAACCTGGCCCTATCTGGCCGCCGTCTGCACCCTGCTCGCCATTTGGGAGCTAACCTCCCTGGCGCTGAATAAACCTTTTCTGCTGCCGGGCATTCCCGCCGTTCTTCCCCGGCTCTTGAAGGTATTCTCTAACCCGGAATTCACCAAGGGCTTGTGGAGCTCACTGTACAGCCTGGCCATCGGCTATCCCACCGCTTGTTTGTTCGGAGCGCTGCTCGGGCTGCTCGGGGGAATCTCGAGAACCTTCGCCGTCTACCTGCGGAGCCTCATCTCCATCCTGCAGTCGATTCCGCCCATCACCTGGGTTCCGTTCTTCATGATTCTACTCGGCTTCGGCAGCCAGACGATCATCACGATCATCACCATCGCGAGCTTCTTCCCGATGGCCCTGTCCGTGCTTAACGGAACCGAGGGCGTGAACAAGACGCACCTGGAGCTCGCCCGGGTACTGGGCGCGAGCCGCAAGCAGCTGATCACGCGGGTATTCGCACCCGAATCGCTGCCCGCCCTCGTCACCGGCGCCCAGCTTTCCTTCGGGAACGCCTGGCGGTCCCTAATCGCAGCCGAGATGTTCGGCGGGGCTTCGGTCGGCCTCGGCCGCTACCTGAGCTACCGCTCCGAAATCGCCGACATGCAGGGCGTTCTCATCAGCATCATCGTGATCGGCACGATCGCCGCCCTGATTGATCTGGTGCTGCTTGAGCGGCTGAAACGGCGACTGCTGCACTGGCGCTATGTATCGGGAGGGAGTGGTAAATAA
- a CDS encoding ABC transporter ATP-binding protein, translating into MQTLELKNVTKSFGPLEVLSNINLTIKQGEFAAIVGPSGCGKSTALRMFAGLETPSSGQVTANGETITKPDPRRILIFQEHALYPWRTVERNVGFGLELADVPEKERKDRIKDILEKVGLSGFEKYYPHQLSGGMKQRASIARALVMDPDVLLLDEPYGALDAITRLTMQNELIKLWRGTGKTMLLITHDIDEAVYLADTIYVMSPRPGRIVQTLQADMPRPRNRNGSRFVELRQQIMDGLDIGTYSI; encoded by the coding sequence ATGCAGACCCTGGAACTGAAAAACGTTACGAAATCGTTCGGACCGCTGGAGGTCCTGTCCAACATTAACCTGACGATCAAGCAGGGGGAATTCGCCGCCATTGTCGGCCCTTCCGGCTGCGGCAAAAGCACCGCCCTGCGCATGTTCGCCGGCCTGGAGACGCCGAGCTCCGGCCAGGTCACGGCAAACGGGGAGACCATCACCAAACCCGACCCCCGGCGCATCCTGATCTTTCAGGAGCACGCCCTGTACCCTTGGCGGACGGTAGAGAGAAACGTCGGCTTCGGCCTGGAGCTGGCGGATGTTCCGGAGAAGGAGCGCAAGGACCGGATCAAGGACATACTGGAGAAGGTCGGCCTGTCCGGCTTCGAGAAGTACTATCCGCACCAGCTGTCCGGCGGGATGAAGCAGCGGGCCTCTATCGCCCGGGCGCTCGTCATGGACCCGGACGTGCTTCTATTGGACGAGCCATACGGCGCGCTGGACGCGATTACGCGGCTGACGATGCAGAATGAGCTTATCAAGCTGTGGCGGGGCACCGGCAAGACGATGCTCCTCATCACCCACGACATCGACGAGGCCGTCTACCTGGCCGATACGATCTACGTGATGAGCCCGCGTCCCGGCCGCATCGTCCAAACGCTGCAGGCGGACATGCCGCGTCCCCGCAACCGCAACGGCTCCCGTTTCGTGGAGCTGCGGCAGCAGATCATGGACGGATTGGACATCGGCACGTATTCGATCTAA
- a CDS encoding ABC transporter ATP-binding protein, protein MTTTRTPVIQARHLTKSYGKTLVLKNIDLTVVSGEFTAIMGPSGSGKSTLMNVLSTIDRLSGGEVRLEDKSLLSLSRKELRRFRQERMGFIFQDYNLLDILTVKENILLPLSLQKVAETEMEARLGPIAKALGLDGLLGQYPAELSGGQKQRTACARAIITKPSVVFADEPTGALDSRAATQLLEELAALNESFRTTILMVTHDVYAASFCKRVIFLRDGVIVNELYAGEIGQKVFYDRILETQSLLGGGIR, encoded by the coding sequence ATGACCACAACCCGAACCCCCGTTATCCAAGCACGCCATCTGACCAAAAGCTACGGCAAAACCCTGGTTCTGAAAAATATCGACCTTACGGTCGTTTCCGGCGAATTCACGGCCATCATGGGCCCGTCCGGATCCGGCAAATCCACCTTGATGAACGTCCTTTCCACCATCGACCGGCTGTCGGGAGGAGAAGTCCGGCTGGAGGACAAGTCCCTGCTTTCCTTAAGCCGGAAGGAGCTCCGCCGGTTCCGCCAGGAGCGGATGGGCTTTATCTTCCAGGACTATAACCTGCTCGACATTCTGACCGTCAAGGAAAACATCCTGCTTCCCCTCTCCCTTCAGAAAGTCGCGGAAACCGAGATGGAAGCCCGGCTCGGCCCCATCGCGAAAGCGCTTGGCCTAGACGGCCTCCTCGGCCAATACCCGGCTGAGCTGTCAGGTGGCCAGAAGCAGCGTACCGCCTGTGCGCGGGCCATCATCACCAAGCCGTCCGTCGTCTTTGCGGATGAGCCGACCGGGGCGCTCGACTCCCGTGCCGCCACTCAGCTGCTCGAAGAGCTCGCCGCCCTGAACGAAAGCTTCCGGACGACCATCCTCATGGTGACCCATGACGTCTATGCCGCGAGCTTCTGCAAACGGGTCATTTTTCTGCGGGACGGGGTTATCGTGAATGAGCTGTATGCCGGCGAAATCGGCCAGAAAGTTTTCTACGACCGCATCCTCGAAACCCAAAGCCTGCTTGGAGGGGGGATCCGATGA
- a CDS encoding ABC transporter permease — translation MSLLDLTLRNVRRNFRLYSVYLFSMITGVLIYFTFSSLMYNEDILNALKARQNFQTGVTIASVVIFLFIVFFILYANSFFMRQRKKEFGMYLLYGMSEKQVTLMIFYETLTIGAVSLAAGILLGGLLSKLFGMLLMNLMDYEQAVSLSFPLEAVGSTAGVFLLLAVIISIQSFFMVRRVQLIDLFHAKARSEKPVAVSAPWAILSAAMLAASYLLLASGKGSVMWQDYTSASLIACTIGIIAGTYLFFRQFAGWLLRLVSRRKGYHEGNTVLWTAALRFQIRGNTLNLSFISLFSTVLIMLMCFVSINYTVQFQAVGQNLPNDVAFEAQDPALPDRLALLMEEEGHPVKKHRTLEALETEPVTSLDTAFENPEYYLPKVLLVSQSAYNEIAAMRGDGQSVQLQGKQAAALAQGSDFPQRYPSGGEPPFRVNAQTETSFTLVEKKDYALLGWATDPASSMLKKPAVLVVSDEAYRELAGKAPHRTFHLYQIGNAKGAEKLSEKLHAAVTETPGAYYSSFADVYSRQIEGSSLMLFSGAFLALIALFALASVIYFKQLREATEARPSFTILRKMGVEQRQMKSVIRKQLLFVFLPPLALGLMNSGLIIKTYIVDSVKDYPNISALVWGTLGAYFLLYALLYLSSSSLYYKIASGRTA, via the coding sequence ATGAGCCTCTTGGACCTCACGCTGAGAAACGTCCGGCGCAATTTCCGCCTCTATTCCGTCTACCTGTTCTCCATGATTACGGGCGTCCTTATTTATTTCACGTTCTCGTCACTGATGTACAACGAAGATATTCTCAACGCTCTGAAGGCCCGCCAGAACTTTCAAACGGGCGTCACCATCGCATCGGTGGTGATCTTCCTGTTCATCGTCTTCTTCATCCTGTATGCCAACTCGTTCTTCATGAGGCAGCGCAAAAAGGAATTCGGCATGTACCTGCTGTACGGCATGAGCGAGAAACAGGTTACCCTGATGATCTTCTATGAAACGCTCACGATCGGAGCGGTTTCGCTTGCCGCCGGCATTCTGCTAGGGGGCCTTCTGTCCAAGCTGTTCGGGATGCTGCTGATGAACCTGATGGACTACGAGCAGGCCGTCTCCCTGTCCTTTCCATTAGAGGCGGTCGGGTCCACCGCCGGCGTCTTCCTGCTGCTCGCCGTGATCATAAGCATCCAGAGCTTCTTCATGGTCCGCCGGGTTCAGCTCATTGATCTGTTTCACGCCAAAGCCCGGAGCGAGAAGCCGGTAGCCGTGTCGGCCCCTTGGGCGATCCTATCTGCGGCCATGCTGGCGGCCTCCTATCTCCTCCTGGCAAGCGGCAAAGGCTCGGTCATGTGGCAGGACTATACGTCCGCAAGTCTGATTGCCTGCACGATTGGAATCATCGCCGGAACTTACTTGTTCTTCCGTCAGTTTGCCGGCTGGCTTCTCCGGCTGGTCAGCCGCAGAAAAGGCTACCATGAGGGCAATACCGTCCTGTGGACGGCCGCCCTCCGGTTCCAGATCCGGGGGAACACGTTGAACCTCAGCTTCATTTCCCTGTTCAGCACGGTCCTGATCATGCTCATGTGCTTCGTCTCGATCAATTACACGGTGCAATTCCAGGCGGTTGGGCAAAACCTGCCCAATGATGTCGCCTTCGAGGCGCAGGACCCTGCCCTTCCCGACAGGCTTGCCCTTCTCATGGAGGAAGAGGGCCATCCCGTGAAGAAGCACCGCACCCTGGAAGCATTGGAGACCGAACCGGTCACGAGTCTGGATACGGCCTTCGAGAATCCGGAGTATTACCTCCCCAAGGTTCTGCTCGTGAGCCAGTCGGCTTACAACGAGATCGCCGCGATGCGGGGAGACGGCCAGTCGGTTCAGCTTCAAGGGAAGCAGGCGGCCGCTTTGGCCCAAGGCTCCGATTTTCCGCAGCGTTATCCTTCAGGCGGGGAGCCGCCTTTCCGGGTGAATGCCCAGACGGAGACCTCCTTCACCTTAGTCGAGAAAAAGGACTATGCCCTTCTCGGCTGGGCTACGGATCCGGCTTCGTCCATGCTCAAGAAGCCCGCCGTGCTCGTCGTATCCGACGAAGCTTATCGGGAGCTGGCGGGCAAGGCTCCCCACCGGACCTTTCACCTGTACCAGATCGGGAACGCCAAAGGAGCGGAGAAGCTGTCAGAGAAGCTGCACGCGGCCGTAACGGAAACCCCGGGAGCCTACTACTCTTCCTTTGCGGATGTTTATTCCAGGCAGATCGAGGGTTCCTCGCTCATGCTGTTCTCCGGGGCTTTCCTCGCGCTTATCGCCCTGTTCGCCCTGGCGAGCGTCATCTACTTCAAGCAGCTGCGGGAAGCCACGGAAGCCCGGCCGTCTTTCACCATCCTGCGCAAAATGGGTGTGGAGCAGCGCCAGATGAAAAGCGTCATCCGCAAGCAGCTGCTTTTCGTCTTCCTGCCGCCGCTCGCCCTCGGTTTGATGAACAGCGGACTGATCATCAAAACCTACATCGTCGATTCGGTCAAGGATTATCCCAACATAAGCGCTCTCGTCTGGGGGACCCTCGGGGCTTATTTCCTCCTCTATGCCCTGCTCTACCTCTCCTCCAGCAGCCTGTACTACAAAATCGCAAGCGGGCGGACCGCTTGA
- a CDS encoding sensor histidine kinase, giving the protein MSILRFLRYEWPYLFLYGGGLFLTVAVVYAESPAAISWTGFLYLLMLHGLLLAAFVAFRYGQALKAIRLLGEEDHEPMSMEAEAYGEVLEAREREHILELNEMQEKQREYHDFIVSWFHEIKTPISVLRLMQQTEVDKAGLEQELSRIEHYVDQALYYAKLDSFSQDYRIVPCELEPLVKEIVKARATAFISRRIRLQLDVGGLTVQSDPKWLRFIVDQLVSNSLKYTSAGGTVRITGHSASDEKQLILRDSGIGIDPEDLPRIFNRGFTGANGRSFSQSTGMGLYLAQELSVKLGHYLTCSSVPGEHTEMRIHFPKNSDRYLDTLRSGKDGGRGGTDKALSSKGSSASLVGRR; this is encoded by the coding sequence ATGAGCATCCTCCGGTTTCTGCGTTATGAATGGCCTTATCTCTTCCTGTATGGAGGCGGCCTGTTCCTGACCGTTGCCGTGGTTTACGCGGAGTCCCCGGCCGCCATAAGCTGGACAGGCTTCCTTTATCTTCTGATGCTCCATGGCTTGCTGCTAGCTGCTTTCGTGGCATTCAGGTATGGGCAAGCGCTCAAAGCGATCCGCCTGCTGGGGGAGGAAGACCACGAACCGATGTCCATGGAAGCGGAGGCATACGGGGAGGTTCTGGAGGCGAGGGAACGGGAACACATTCTGGAGCTAAACGAGATGCAGGAGAAGCAAAGGGAATACCACGATTTCATCGTCTCCTGGTTTCATGAGATCAAGACCCCCATCTCCGTTCTCCGCCTTATGCAGCAAACCGAGGTGGACAAGGCAGGCTTGGAGCAGGAGCTGTCGCGCATCGAGCATTATGTGGACCAGGCGCTCTATTATGCTAAGCTCGACAGCTTCAGCCAGGACTACCGGATTGTTCCCTGCGAGCTGGAGCCGCTTGTGAAAGAGATCGTGAAAGCCCGCGCGACCGCCTTTATTTCCCGCCGGATCCGGCTTCAGCTGGACGTAGGTGGACTAACGGTCCAAAGCGACCCCAAGTGGCTCCGGTTCATTGTGGATCAGCTCGTGTCGAACAGCCTTAAGTATACAAGTGCAGGGGGAACCGTCCGCATAACCGGTCATTCGGCATCCGACGAGAAGCAGCTTATCCTTCGCGACAGCGGAATCGGAATCGATCCGGAGGACCTGCCCCGAATCTTCAACCGGGGCTTTACGGGGGCCAACGGGCGCAGCTTCAGCCAATCCACGGGGATGGGCCTCTACCTGGCCCAGGAGCTGTCGGTTAAGCTGGGGCATTACTTGACCTGTTCCTCGGTGCCGGGTGAGCATACCGAAATGAGGATTCATTTTCCTAAGAACAGCGACCGGTACTTGGACACGCTGCGAAGCGGGAAGGACGGAGGAAGGGGAGGGACCGATAAGGCCTTATCCAGCAAAGGAAGCTCCGCTTCTCTTGTCGGACGGAGATAA
- a CDS encoding response regulator transcription factor — translation MFRIMLVEDDERIRSIAAETLRKWQYEVIELTAFGQVKDDYERHQPHLVILDINLPVYDGFHWCQQIRSVSKVPILFLSSRSENLDIIMAINMGGDDFIQKPFDLGVLVAKVSALLRRNYMYQEESQKWSHRDLSFHLSNSTVEYGGRTAELSRNEFILMQAMMRRIGRIVSREDLMQALWNDDQFVDDNTLTVNVNRLRRKLSDLGLESFIATRKGMGYIIE, via the coding sequence TTGTTTCGGATTATGCTGGTGGAAGACGACGAGAGAATCCGCTCCATCGCGGCGGAAACCCTTCGCAAATGGCAGTACGAGGTGATCGAGCTAACCGCCTTCGGCCAGGTCAAGGACGATTACGAACGGCATCAGCCCCATCTGGTTATTCTGGATATCAACCTGCCGGTGTACGACGGGTTTCATTGGTGCCAGCAGATCCGCTCGGTGTCGAAGGTGCCGATTCTGTTCCTGTCTTCCCGCAGCGAGAACCTCGACATCATTATGGCCATCAACATGGGCGGAGACGATTTTATCCAGAAGCCGTTCGACCTCGGGGTGCTGGTGGCGAAGGTAAGCGCCCTGCTTCGCCGCAACTATATGTATCAGGAAGAGAGCCAGAAATGGAGCCACCGGGACTTGAGCTTCCATCTGTCCAACTCCACCGTCGAGTATGGGGGGCGGACGGCCGAGCTGTCGCGCAATGAATTCATCCTTATGCAGGCGATGATGCGCCGCATCGGCCGGATCGTTTCCCGCGAGGACCTGATGCAGGCGCTTTGGAACGACGACCAGTTTGTGGACGACAACACCCTGACCGTTAATGTCAACCGCCTCCGGCGCAAGCTCTCGGACCTCGGCCTCGAGTCCTTCATTGCCACACGCAAGGGAATGGGGTATATCATCGAATGA
- a CDS encoding DUF421 domain-containing protein, producing MWTIIGSSLVLAVAGVILLRLAGRKSIAQMAPPQITILLMIGTVLGSEVGGKGVRYSLAAVAVFVVFLTGLEWLTVHWNRAETLLKGKAVTVIQEGRLLTRNLEILRISVDDLEKRLRMAGLSRIEDIKNGTIEDNGELGYELFPHARPLTLADMEKLLEQRFPMSRRQGEEPAQKNLFTEITTGYPPGEKAPEPLQ from the coding sequence ATGTGGACGATTATCGGAAGCTCCCTGGTGCTTGCTGTGGCGGGCGTCATTCTCCTTAGACTGGCGGGACGGAAATCCATTGCCCAAATGGCTCCCCCGCAAATCACCATCCTGCTCATGATCGGTACGGTTCTGGGCTCCGAAGTGGGCGGCAAAGGGGTGAGGTATTCCTTAGCCGCCGTCGCGGTTTTCGTCGTTTTCCTGACAGGACTCGAATGGCTGACCGTCCACTGGAACCGGGCCGAGACCCTTCTCAAAGGCAAAGCGGTAACGGTTATTCAAGAAGGCCGCCTTCTGACCCGCAACCTTGAAATCCTACGAATCTCTGTGGATGACCTCGAAAAAAGGCTTCGGATGGCCGGGCTCTCCCGAATCGAGGACATCAAGAACGGAACGATCGAGGATAACGGAGAGCTCGGGTACGAGCTCTTTCCTCACGCCCGGCCGCTGACCTTGGCGGATATGGAGAAGCTTCTGGAGCAACGCTTTCCGATGAGTAGGCGTCAAGGAGAAGAACCCGCGCAGAAGAACCTGTTCACGGAGATCACGACGGGCTACCCGCCCGGGGAAAAGGCCCCCGAGCCGCTGCAGTAA
- a CDS encoding MalY/PatB family protein: MKFDNPINRKLTASEKWDQAASLFGASDILPMWVADMDFAAPEPVLKALHSRVDHGVLGYTYPTDSYKASLAGWMRTRHGYPVEPEWIQHCPGVVPAMGLIVQAFTEPGDAVVVQSPVYPPFFKVVDGHGRRVALNPLKLGEDGGYTMDFEDLEKQLSGGDIRMFLLCSPHNPVGRVWSREELTRLEELLSRYNVLVVSDEIHADLVHEPGSHIPYPSLSADAASRTFLCTAPSKTFNIAGLNTANIIIPNAGLRNRFRKEIQRFFLGSITPLGMAAAEAAYREGSEWLDALLPYVKGNLDYIRGYVGEHLPEISVNIPQGTYLLWMDFRRLGMNDRELARFLADKAGLGLNAGTAFGPGGEGFMRLNAGCPRSMVEEAMRRLHKAMEQWRETEGQPSP, translated from the coding sequence ATGAAGTTTGATAACCCGATTAACCGCAAGCTGACCGCCTCCGAGAAGTGGGACCAGGCGGCTTCCCTGTTCGGAGCGTCCGATATTCTTCCGATGTGGGTGGCGGACATGGATTTTGCCGCACCCGAGCCGGTCCTTAAAGCCCTCCATTCCCGTGTGGACCACGGGGTGCTCGGGTATACGTATCCGACGGATTCCTACAAGGCGTCGCTTGCCGGCTGGATGCGCACCCGTCATGGCTATCCGGTCGAGCCGGAGTGGATCCAGCACTGTCCCGGTGTCGTTCCGGCCATGGGCCTTATCGTTCAGGCCTTCACGGAGCCCGGGGATGCCGTTGTCGTGCAGTCGCCGGTCTATCCTCCCTTCTTCAAGGTGGTGGATGGACACGGCCGGAGGGTGGCCCTGAATCCCTTGAAGCTCGGGGAAGACGGCGGCTATACGATGGATTTCGAGGATCTGGAGAAGCAGCTCTCCGGCGGGGACATCCGGATGTTTCTCCTCTGCAGCCCGCACAACCCCGTCGGACGCGTCTGGTCCCGGGAGGAGCTGACGAGGCTGGAGGAGCTGCTCAGCCGCTACAACGTGCTTGTCGTGTCGGACGAAATTCACGCCGACCTCGTCCACGAGCCCGGCTCGCACATTCCGTACCCTTCTCTTTCGGCGGATGCCGCCTCCCGGACGTTCCTCTGTACCGCACCCAGCAAAACGTTCAACATCGCTGGGCTTAATACCGCGAATATCATCATACCGAATGCTGGGCTGCGCAACAGGTTCCGCAAGGAAATCCAGCGCTTCTTCCTCGGCTCCATCACCCCGCTCGGCATGGCCGCTGCGGAAGCGGCGTACCGGGAGGGAAGCGAATGGCTCGACGCCCTCCTCCCCTATGTAAAAGGAAACCTGGATTACATCCGCGGCTATGTGGGCGAACACCTTCCGGAGATAAGCGTGAACATCCCCCAGGGCACCTACCTGCTGTGGATGGACTTCCGCCGGCTCGGCATGAACGACCGCGAGCTCGCGCGTTTCCTGGCCGATAAAGCGGGACTCGGGTTGAATGCGGGCACAGCCTTCGGTCCGGGAGGAGAAGGTTTCATGCGCCTGAACGCCGGCTGCCCACGCTCCATGGTCGAGGAGGCCATGAGGCGGCTTCACAAGGCGATGGAGCAATGGCGGGAGACCGAGGGGCAGCCGAGTCCTTAA
- a CDS encoding HupE/UreJ family protein — protein sequence MIRAIRYAASILFAVLLMAGTVGNPARVQAHIGTIGYSEIRAADHTLSYTLHLEAREVEQWVTIRSRKTVVIDPDSTAKPDGPSWTDSDLLRMIGETLEVTADGQKGRVDLKASSVDKKNGIDMLTLQLEYPFPKPVGEYKVNYHFFYDLDDPQHQNFVTLWENGKQVQRVFNKDLREIKLTPSGAEQTTAAASKPEKELSSHAKAGGSWTITFRDFFVTGVRHIWTGYDHLLFLLGLLILKQSTKAYIRIVSAFTVGHSVTLALAALDIVRAPLSVIEPLIALSIVFIAVENLWFKRHGHRWLIALGFGFIHGFGFADILHGALGEHYLSALLSFNLGVEAGQLVVLGALLPLLLYLRRVTWYPRVLYAASGLIALMGTYWFIGRIAI from the coding sequence ATGATCCGGGCGATCCGGTATGCGGCATCGATTCTCTTCGCCGTCCTCCTAATGGCGGGGACGGTGGGGAATCCCGCTCGGGTCCAGGCCCATATCGGGACGATCGGATACTCGGAGATCCGTGCGGCGGACCATACCCTGTCCTATACCCTCCACCTGGAGGCGAGGGAGGTAGAGCAGTGGGTAACGATCCGCAGCCGGAAGACCGTTGTCATCGACCCGGATTCGACGGCTAAGCCGGACGGCCCCTCGTGGACGGATTCGGACCTGCTGAGGATGATCGGAGAGACGCTGGAGGTAACGGCGGACGGACAGAAGGGCCGGGTGGACCTGAAGGCTTCCTCGGTCGACAAGAAGAACGGGATCGACATGCTGACGCTTCAGCTGGAATATCCGTTCCCCAAGCCGGTTGGGGAATATAAGGTCAACTATCACTTCTTCTATGATCTCGATGACCCGCAGCATCAAAATTTCGTCACTCTGTGGGAAAACGGAAAGCAGGTGCAGAGGGTATTCAACAAGGACCTGAGGGAGATTAAGCTTACACCATCCGGAGCCGAACAGACGACAGCGGCTGCGTCTAAGCCCGAGAAGGAGCTTTCCTCCCATGCAAAAGCCGGCGGGTCCTGGACCATCACTTTCCGCGACTTCTTCGTGACGGGAGTCAGGCATATCTGGACGGGCTATGATCATCTGCTGTTCCTTCTCGGGCTGCTCATTCTGAAGCAGAGCACAAAAGCGTACATCCGGATCGTATCCGCTTTTACAGTAGGGCACAGCGTCACACTCGCCCTTGCCGCTCTGGATATCGTCCGCGCGCCGCTTTCGGTCATCGAGCCGCTGATTGCCTTGAGCATCGTCTTCATCGCCGTGGAGAACCTCTGGTTCAAGCGGCACGGGCACCGCTGGCTGATCGCCCTTGGGTTCGGCTTCATCCACGGGTTCGGATTCGCGGACATTCTGCATGGAGCCCTCGGGGAGCATTACTTGTCGGCCTTGCTCTCGTTCAATCTGGGTGTGGAGGCGGGCCAGCTGGTCGTGCTGGGAGCCCTGCTGCCGCTTCTTCTCTACCTGAGACGGGTAACGTGGTACCCGCGGGTCCTCTATGCGGCCTCCGGCCTCATTGCCTTGATGGGCACCTATTGGTTCATCGGACGAATAGCCATCTAA